One Gossypium raimondii isolate GPD5lz chromosome 3, ASM2569854v1, whole genome shotgun sequence genomic window carries:
- the LOC105796406 gene encoding uncharacterized protein LOC105796406 encodes MFSHLIFIFLHLVFLFSLSIFAPKIKLFPLFILLGEGEMEESNNYGHQHPLLLILNHDQLIHNQSGVTHCSRCGEEVSAPCFCCVEHCGFYLHKSCGDAPLELNHPFHPHHPLLLLQEPPSSYTRCICDFCDKTCEKFIYHCSCKLDFHIKCALFTFNVAENNLKELEHVALQHPLISTENGHEELEDENGDEELEDVRECFGCWEPLAKYTHFSPACGFNLHEKCAKLPFKLNHVCHRKHPLALQFNSERLSCKICGETNRKALGFVYGCSPCKFVVHIECASQSPLQVIKSTNHEHPFTLVFRQVPFTCDACGIEGNHVAHRCGTCNIIIHKNCISWPRIIKSKWHDHRLLHTYFHHIEDFGVLNCMICHDEVNTEYGSYYCSKCNAIFHVHCVTEDERSYSIVSPEDEDEMPYESSITVLESNDAGEATKIEHFLHIHNLMLSPVVGKNENGCDGCLLPISGPFYSCSFCDFFLHKACAELPKMKDVWHHLCQKPLALISDRVFRCRECLNVCNAFAYECCGCKAKKCLQCVLALTPGAQICLKHEHPLFYYRDYNGKCNACGYTTRAAFRCKVCNFVLHLGCFSLPITVLHKCDEHILSLTDYDDNNYLEHHYCDICEESRDPNCWFYHCAKCDTSAHVNCVLGKYPFVKFQTIENVRYHPHPLTIAKKMYYYPNCDKCRKPCEDLALECLKSECKYIVHWNCVAPRYLHRWWDWPM; translated from the coding sequence ATGTTCTCCCACTTAATCTTTATCTTTCTTCACTTAGTATTCTTGTTTTCCCTTTCAATCTTTGCCCCCAAAATCaagctttttcctttatttatattGCTTGGGGAAGGAGAAATGGAGGAGTCTAACAATTATGGCCACCAACATCCCCTGCTTCTTATCTTGAATCACGACCAGCTGATCCACAATCAAAGTGGTGTAACTCATTGCTCCAGGTGCGGGGAGGAGGTGTCTGCTCCATGTTTTTGCTGTGTGGAGCACTGTGGGTTTTATCTTCACAAGTCATGTGGCGACGCACCTTTGGAGCTTAATCATCCTTTTCATCCTCatcatcctcttcttcttctgcAAGAGCCACCATCTTCTTACACAAGGTGTATTTGCGATTTCTGTGATAAAACATGTGAGAAATTCATTTATCACTGCTCTTGCAAATTGGACTTTCATATTAAATGTGCTTTGTTTACATTTAATGTTGCTGAGAATAATTTGAAAGAGCTTGAGCATGTTGCCCTTCAACATCCTTTGATTTCCACTGAAAATGGTCATGAAGAACTTGAAGATGAAAATGGTGATGAAGAACTTGAAGATGTTAGAGAGTGCTTTGGATGCTGGGAACCATTAGCAAAGTATACACACTTCTCTCCTGCCTGTGGATTTAATTTACATGAGAAATGCGCTAAGCTTCCTTTCAAACTGAATCATGTGTGTCATCGCAAGCATCCTCTTGCTCTACAATTTAATAGCGAACGGCTCTCTTGCAAGATATGCGGAGAAACCAATCGGAAGGCTTTAGGATTTGTTTATGGTTGCTCTCCTTGTAAGTTTGTTGTTCACATTGAATGCGCATCACAATCACCATTACAAGTTATTAAGAGTACAAATCATGAACATCCATTTACCTTGGTTTTTAGACAAGTTCCATTCACTTGTGATGCGTGTGGTATCGAAGGAAATCATGTTGCCCATAGATGTGGTACGTGTAACATTATAATCCATAAAAATTGCATTTCATGGCCTCGCATTATCAAAAGTAAGTGGCATGACCATCGCCTTCTTCACACATATTTCCATCACATAGAAGATTTTGGAGTTTTGAATTGCATGATATGCCATGATGAAGTCAATACAGAGTATGGTAGTTACTATTGTTCAAAGTGCAATGCTATATTCCATGTGCATTGTGTGACAGAGGATGAACGCTCATATTCAATAGTTTCACCAGAAGATGAAGATGAGATGCCCTATGAAAGTTCCATCACTGTTTTAGAGAGCAACGATGCTGGAGAAGCTACAAAAATAGAACATTTCTTGCATATACATAATCTAATGTTAAGTCCCGTTGTTGGAAAGAATGAGAATGGTTGTGACGGGTGTTTGTTGCCAATCTCGGGACCATTTTACTCTTGTTCATTTTGTGATTTCTTCCTTCATAAAGCGTGTGCTGAATTACCTAAGATGAAGGATGTTTGGCATCATTTGTGCCAAAAACCTCTTGCCCTTATTTCGGACAGGGTTTTTAGGTGTCGAGAATGTCTGAATGTGTGTAATGCCTTTGCTTATGAATGTTGTGGATGTAAAGCAAAAAAATGCCTCCAATGTGTGCTTGCTCTTACTCCTGGTGCTCAAATATGTTTGAAACATGAACACCCCCTCTTTTACTACAGAGACTACAATGGGAAGTGCAATGCTTGTGGTTATACTACAAGGGCAGCATTTCGTTGTAAGGTTTGCAATTTTGTGCTACATCTTGGATGCTTTTCACTTCCAATTACAGTTCTTCACAAATGCGATGAGCATATTCTTTCACTCACAGATTATGATGATAACAATTATTTAGAACATCATTATTGCGATATCTGTGAAGAAAGTCGAGATCCAAACTGTTGGTTTTATCATTGTGCAAAATGCGATACTTCTGCTCATGTTAATTGTGTTCTTGGAAAATATCCATTTGTCAAATTCCAGACCATTGAAAATGTAAGATATCATCCACATCCACTCACCATTGCGAAGAAGATGTATTACTACCCAAATTGTGATAAATGTCGTAAGCCTTGTGAAGATCTGGCTCTTGAATGCTTAAAGTCAGAGTGCAAGTATATTGTCCACTGGAATTGTGTAGCACCTCGTTATCTACACCGTTGGTGGGACTGGCCTATGTAG
- the LOC128039799 gene encoding uncharacterized protein LOC128039799: MPSKHPLVLQFNSQRLSSKICQVTRRRGFVYGCLPCKFAVHIESVSASLDFVVEDKSHEHPFTLFTRRSSFICDACGVEGSYASYICCTSKIMVHKKCTSLPRIIKSKWHDHRLFHKYFLFRVLNCIMCNDEVSTDYGSYYCSECDVIFHVKCAMKNKDSYEIAENEDKESADVSSITNVLEWNDAGKATVIEHICRN; encoded by the coding sequence ATGCCATCCAAGCATCCTcttgttctacaatttaataGCCAACGGCTCTCTAGCAAGATATGCCAAGTAACAAGGCGAAGAGGATTTGTTTATGGTTGTTTACCTTGTAAGTTTGCGGTTCACATTGAATCTGTATCAGCATCTTTAGATTTTGTTGTTGAAGATAAAAGCCATGAACATCCTTTCACTTTGTTTACAAGGAGATCATCATTCATTTGTGATGCATGTGGTGTGGAAGGAAGTTATGCTTCCTACATATGTTGTACAAGCAAAATTATGGTCCATAAAAAGTGCACTTCATTGCCACGCATCATCAAAAGCAAGTGGCATGATCATcgcctttttcacaaatatttcCTTTTTAGAGTTTTGAATTGCATAATGTGCAATGATGAAGTCAGTACAGACTATGGTAGTTACTATTGTTCAGAGTGCGATGTTATATTCCATGTGAAGTGTGCAATGAAGAATAAAGATTCATATGAAATAGCAGAAAATGAAGATAAGGAATCTGCTGATGTTAGCTCCATAACCAATGTTCTTGAATGGAATGATGCTGGAAAAGCCACTGTAATAGAACATATCTGTAGGAACTAA